The genomic window AAATCATAGATCTTCACTCTACTTCCGTTAGTAATCGTATACGTATCATGATTATAACCTCCGATCAATCTGATGTTCATTTTTGGACGGCCATCTCCGGAGACTTCATATAGATCATCGTCTTCAAGTCCGTAAATCCAAAGTTCTTTGGTTTTTGAATCATCATAGGTTTTTTCAAAAACAAGTTCAGGGTTTTCTTTGTTTTTATCAAGCTTATACTGCCGTACCTGCACAGAATTGTCGGCTTTGGTAATGACAAACTTATCCGGATTCACTGTTCCTGCCAATGAAATTTTTTCCTGCAAGACATCATAATATTGAGCGGCATACTGCTGTAGTTTTGTTTTTCTGGATTTTAAATTCCGTTGTATATCGACAATGGTTTCGTCCTGAACTTCTTTTGGAAGGTTGGTAAACGCTTCGTCAATATTTTGATCCGTAAGATGCTCCTGAATATATTTTGCCTGAGAAATCCAGTCTTCCTGAGTAGCGCCTTTTAAGAATATTAAATCTAAAGGATAAGGTTCCATATTCATCCATTTCACATTCTTAATATCTCCTTTAAAAGTTTTCATATGGCGGATTGCAGGAACATTCATAATGATTCTGAAGGCAGCCCCGTCATATTTGCTGAAAGCCTGATCCCGGTCTCGGGGAATAGGTTTGTAAATCACATTATCTCCGTCCTGATATTCAGCCCATTTCCATTGGTCGGAATGTCGGTCCCAGTCGCCGATCAGCATATCAAAAATTCTTGCACGGATGTAAGATTCCTTATCTATGGAATATTTATAATTTTTATTTAAATTTTTAAGTACATCATCTGTGGAAACAATATCTTTCGCATTGTCGAGCGAAGCCAAAGTTTTCGGATCTGCGGAAAAACGTTCTTCCACCATATACATTTCATCACCATACGTTTGATTGTATTCTCCTAAAGCCTGCTGCTTGGGAATATAATATAATCTTGGGTTGGTATGGGGAATATTCAGCTTTTCAGCCATGTTTCCGACAGAAAAAGGAGTGAAAGGATGATTGGTGGTGTAAAAATCCAGTAAAAATCTTTCAGGGAAAGTATTATTCAATTCATTTCCAAATGTACTTTTCTTAAACGCCATATTATTCAGAAAACGAACAGCGCTTTTTTTAATCCCTCTCATTACGAATTCCTGTCCGTCCTGGGATTTTAATCGTAAACTGTTCGACTGATTTCCTCCTCCTTCTCTGAAAGGGGTATAACCACCATCAAGCGTTGAAATATTGGCGGTAGGAGCTTCAATTGGCATTCCATAGTATTTTCTGTAATGTTCTCCCCAAAGCCACCTGTAAACGGGTCCTTTTTGTATTAGTTTTTTAGGATAAATAGTTGATGAAACGGTGGAAGGGAAAGAATCCGGGTAATTATTGATAAATTCTTTAGGTTTTTCAATAACCTGAACATGGGTAAGCTGATTGAGCTTGTTGTCCTTTGTTGAAAAATATTCAACATCCGAACTTTGGTCTTTCCTGATATTCAATATGGCAAAGCCACTTCCTCCAAAGGAAAAATCGGTTTTTGAGCCAATGGTGGAAGGATCTGTTTTTGAACCGGCTCCGCTAATGATCTGTCTGATGTTTCTTTCTTCATGATACTGAAGATTATGGTCGTGTCCGGAAACGAAAATAATGTTTTCTTTTTCCTGAACAATGCTTTTTAAACGATTAGCCAGATCAGCATAATGTTGATTGTTAATATCTTCAGGATTGGCTCCGGAAGAGCTTCTCAGAATATTGATAATGCTGGCAACTCCCGGCATAGGAATTTTGCTTTTTAAAGGAAAAAGGTGGGAGGATGCAGAATTATATCCTGCATGAGTTCCGCTGCTGATGACAGGATGATGCAGAGCAACAATGATTCTTTTATCCTGGTTTTTGTTGACTAAATCTTTGAATTCCACAAAAAGGTCTTCACGGGTTTTGATATCACAGTTTTTATTAACGCCCGGATAATTATCCCAGTTTGCTAATGCCCATTCTGAGTCGATGACGATGAGTTTAATGTCTTTTGTTAAGCTGATATCATCAATCGGGCATGAGTTTTTGGGAAGGAATGCTTTTTTATCATTGAAATAATTTTTTACCAGCTCTTCCTGTGCTTTTAACCCGTCTAACCCGTTGTACCAATCATGGTTTCCAGGAATTACCAATGTTTTTCCTTTAAAATTTTTGGTAATGTTTAACTGATTTTCCAGTTTTTGCTTTGCCAAAGCATAGTCCTTGTCAGATTCTTTAGGCATTCCGTTGGGATAAATATTGTCACCTAAAAAAATCAGCATAGAGTTTTTATCTGCTGAGTCGAGCTTGGCTTTAAGGAAATTCAGGGTTTGCTGCGACTGAACTTCATCCGCATTTCCTGCATCACCGATCAGGAAAATTTTGAAATCATGATCTGCTTTATGATCAGAATGTTGTATTTCAGATAAGTTTTTACCCTTTTTTACGTTATATGTTGCGCAGGAATAGAGAACTCCGGCAGACAGAAGCGTTCTTAAGACGACAGACGTATTTTTTAGATGAGTTTTCAAGGATAAATTCATAAATTTACAATAACAAAATTTCAGTGATGAGCATTTTACAAAAAGCCAAAGATTATGTTGAAATCTTATTCAAAGATAAGTTATCTTCGGTATACTTTTATCATAATTTTATTCATACCACTTATACGGTAAACAAGGCTGAAGAAATCTTAAAGCATACACCGGTTTCTGAAGCAGATCAGGAGAAGGTATTGCTTGCTCTTTGGTTTCATGATACGGGGTACATAGAATGTGCACAGAATCATGAGGAAAAAGGCGTTGAAATCATGAAAAGTTTTTTGAAAAAAGAAAATTATCCGGAAGATTATATTGAAGATGTTACCAGGCTCATTTTAGCAACCAAAATCACTTATGAACCTCAGAATTTACTGGAACAGATTGTAAAGGATTCGGATTGCAGCCATTTTGCGAGCCATGATTACAATGATATTTCTGATGCTTTAAGGAAAGAATGGGAGCTTACAAATGTGAGATGTTTTTCAAATGATGAATGGAATGCCGG from Chryseobacterium camelliae includes these protein-coding regions:
- a CDS encoding metallophosphoesterase produces the protein MNLSLKTHLKNTSVVLRTLLSAGVLYSCATYNVKKGKNLSEIQHSDHKADHDFKIFLIGDAGNADEVQSQQTLNFLKAKLDSADKNSMLIFLGDNIYPNGMPKESDKDYALAKQKLENQLNITKNFKGKTLVIPGNHDWYNGLDGLKAQEELVKNYFNDKKAFLPKNSCPIDDISLTKDIKLIVIDSEWALANWDNYPGVNKNCDIKTREDLFVEFKDLVNKNQDKRIIVALHHPVISSGTHAGYNSASSHLFPLKSKIPMPGVASIINILRSSSGANPEDINNQHYADLANRLKSIVQEKENIIFVSGHDHNLQYHEERNIRQIISGAGSKTDPSTIGSKTDFSFGGSGFAILNIRKDQSSDVEYFSTKDNKLNQLTHVQVIEKPKEFINNYPDSFPSTVSSTIYPKKLIQKGPVYRWLWGEHYRKYYGMPIEAPTANISTLDGGYTPFREGGGNQSNSLRLKSQDGQEFVMRGIKKSAVRFLNNMAFKKSTFGNELNNTFPERFLLDFYTTNHPFTPFSVGNMAEKLNIPHTNPRLYYIPKQQALGEYNQTYGDEMYMVEERFSADPKTLASLDNAKDIVSTDDVLKNLNKNYKYSIDKESYIRARIFDMLIGDWDRHSDQWKWAEYQDGDNVIYKPIPRDRDQAFSKYDGAAFRIIMNVPAIRHMKTFKGDIKNVKWMNMEPYPLDLIFLKGATQEDWISQAKYIQEHLTDQNIDEAFTNLPKEVQDETIVDIQRNLKSRKTKLQQYAAQYYDVLQEKISLAGTVNPDKFVITKADNSVQVRQYKLDKNKENPELVFEKTYDDSKTKELWIYGLEDDDLYEVSGDGRPKMNIRLIGGYNHDTYTITNGSRVKIYDFKSQKNTYNGSGTKNISDDYNINTYNYKHPKYNFVAGYPNVDYNPDDGIIIGALVNYTVNNFIRDPYTQKHSIKANFYTATAGFNLAYKGIFKKAIAGWDFNIDALYTTPRFSKNFFGLSNESLYDKENTEREYNRARISKLSFAPSISKKSWMNLQHQFQLSFESNKVQRKGNRFIDVSQDVNQEVFSSQQFAGANYTFSYKNLDNTAFPTLGMEFVLNADWKANLSNTVKNFLTLNGTLTIDHRLDKRGNFVFANSSNVMWINNNNFEFYQAASIGGNNGMRAFRNDRFSGRSYFTNNSEIRWDFGRVKNPIVPANMGILVGYDIGRVWNDHEDSKKWHQSIGGGFWMSIVETFSARLNYFTGSDGGRISAGIGMTF